In the genome of cyanobacterium endosymbiont of Braarudosphaera bigelowii, one region contains:
- a CDS encoding ABC transporter permease, with the protein MTESTPASNVPNTLIGRLSSKGWIVVVIMIAALISTPILFVFSSIFTDAGAIWQHLADTVLTDYILNSLCLMLGVGIGVLIIGVTTAWLVSLCYFTGCDWFEWLLLMPLSAPAYLLAYTYTDMLDYYGPVQIALRNWFGWQDFNDYWFPNIRSLWGAVIMLILVLYPYVYLLARTAFLEQSICTLEASRSLGCSPWQSFLKVTLPLARPAIIAGLALSLMETLNDFGTVQYFGINTFTTGIFSIWFDFGERQAAGQLAACLMLFIFCLIILELWSRRKIRYYQNSSARIRLPRYQLKSWRGLIAWLVCFLPFLGGFLIPAIYLTKLVIVNFTTAFANNFWGLASHSLTVAFISSILSATLALVMAYGQRSENNFLTNTSIKVAALGYAIPGSVIAVGILIPLGRLDNMITNFIGQIFEIKVGLLISGTIIALIYSYLVRFLAVAFGSVDSSLGKIKPSLDDAARSLGSTPRKNLIKIHTPLMTGGILTAIMLVFVDVMKELPATLVIRPFNFDTLAIRVYQYASDERLSEAAAPALAIVLVGLIPVIFLSWQITRSRRHQDSF; encoded by the coding sequence ATGACCGAATCGACCCCTGCCTCGAATGTCCCTAATACTTTAATCGGACGTCTTTCTTCAAAAGGGTGGATAGTAGTAGTCATTATGATTGCTGCTTTAATCTCAACTCCTATATTATTTGTATTCAGTAGTATTTTTACTGATGCAGGAGCTATCTGGCAGCATTTAGCTGATACGGTTTTAACTGACTACATTCTAAATTCTTTATGTTTAATGCTAGGCGTAGGAATTGGAGTATTAATTATTGGGGTTACAACTGCATGGCTTGTTAGTCTTTGTTATTTTACGGGGTGTGATTGGTTTGAATGGCTTTTATTAATGCCTTTGTCTGCTCCAGCCTATCTTTTGGCTTATACTTACACCGATATGTTGGATTACTATGGTCCTGTACAAATAGCTCTTAGAAATTGGTTTGGATGGCAAGACTTTAACGATTACTGGTTCCCAAATATCCGCTCACTGTGGGGAGCAGTTATCATGCTAATTCTAGTACTTTATCCTTATGTCTATCTACTAGCAAGAACTGCTTTCTTAGAGCAATCTATTTGTACGTTAGAAGCTAGTCGTTCTTTAGGTTGCAGTCCATGGCAAAGTTTTTTAAAGGTTACTCTTCCTTTAGCTCGTCCAGCTATTATAGCGGGATTAGCTTTGTCTTTAATGGAAACATTAAATGATTTTGGGACTGTCCAGTATTTTGGAATTAACACCTTTACCACAGGTATATTTAGTATTTGGTTTGATTTCGGAGAGAGACAAGCAGCTGGACAATTAGCTGCTTGTCTAATGTTATTCATTTTTTGTTTAATTATTTTAGAACTATGGTCTCGCCGGAAGATCCGTTATTATCAGAATAGTAGTGCTCGTATAAGATTACCTCGCTATCAGTTAAAATCATGGCGAGGTTTAATTGCTTGGCTAGTTTGCTTTTTGCCTTTTCTAGGGGGATTTCTCATACCTGCTATCTACCTAACTAAGTTAGTTATTGTTAATTTTACTACTGCCTTTGCCAATAATTTTTGGGGTCTAGCTAGTCATAGTTTGACTGTTGCTTTTATAAGCTCAATTCTCTCTGCTACCTTAGCTTTAGTTATGGCTTATGGACAACGTTCAGAAAATAATTTTCTTACCAATACATCTATTAAAGTTGCGGCCCTTGGATACGCTATTCCAGGATCAGTTATCGCAGTAGGAATACTAATTCCTTTAGGACGTTTAGATAATATGATCACTAACTTTATTGGACAAATTTTTGAGATAAAAGTTGGTCTCTTAATTAGCGGTACAATAATAGCCTTAATCTATTCTTATCTAGTAAGATTCCTAGCCGTTGCTTTTGGATCGGTTGATTCCAGCTTGGGAAAAATAAAACCTAGTCTAGATGATGCTGCTAGGAGTTTAGGATCTACACCTAGAAAAAATTTAATTAAGATTCATACACCTTTAATGACTGGCGGGATACTTACAGCAATCATGCTAGTTTTTGTAGATGTAATGAAAGAGCTTCCTGCTACACTAGTCATTCGTCCTTTTAATTTTGATACCTTAGCAATTAGAGTTTATCAATATGCCTCAGATGAACGGCTTTCGGAAGCTGCTGCACCAGCATTAGCTATTGTTTTAGTTGGTTTAATTCCTGTTATTTTTCTTAGTTGGCAAATTACCAGATCACGACGTCATCAAGACTCTTTTTAG
- the fusA gene encoding elongation factor G, which translates to MTKNLTYYRNIGIFAHVDAGKTTTTERILKLTGKIHKIGEVHEGAATTDFMEQEQERGITIQSAATSCFWRDHQLNIIDTPGHVDFTIEVYRSLKVLDGGIGVFCGSGGVEPQSETNWRYANDSKVARIIYINKLDRTGADFFRVVKQVDEILAAKPIVMVIPIGIENDFCGVVDLLTEKSWTWDDSGDPMKYTVKDVPEEMKEQVAEYREMLIETAIEQDDSLMEKYLEGEELTIEEIKFCIRKGTRDLAFFPTYCGSSFKNKGVQLVLDAVIDYLPNPMEVKPQPEVNLEGEETGSYAIVDADKPLRALAFKIMDDRFGSLTFTRIYSGKIAKGDTILNTATGKTERISRLVEMHADSREEVESAQAGDIIAIVGMKNVQTGHTLCDPKFPATLEPMIFPDPVISVAVSPKKKGENEKMALAISKMVQEDPSFYMETDKESGETIIKGMGELHLDIKVDILNRTHGIEVEVGKPQVAYRESITKVIKDTYIHKKQSGGSGQFAKIDYSIEPGEPGSGFQFTSKVTGGNVPREFWPAVQKGFEASVQKGVLAGYPCVDLTVTLSDGSFHPVDSSAIAFEIAARAAYRQTVPKAGPQLLEPIMNVDVFTPEDYMGDVIGDINRRRGMIKSQNSTPMGARIKADVPLSEMFGYIGDLRTMTSGRGQFSMEFSHYAPAPSNVAEEVIKETKERQASS; encoded by the coding sequence ATGACGAAAAACCTAACTTATTATCGTAACATTGGCATCTTTGCTCATGTGGATGCTGGAAAAACTACCACTACTGAAAGAATTCTAAAATTAACAGGTAAAATTCATAAAATTGGTGAAGTACATGAAGGTGCTGCAACTACTGACTTTATGGAACAAGAGCAAGAAAGAGGTATTACTATCCAATCTGCAGCTACTAGCTGCTTCTGGAGAGATCATCAACTAAATATTATTGATACTCCAGGTCACGTTGATTTCACTATCGAGGTTTACCGCTCTTTAAAAGTTTTAGATGGTGGTATTGGCGTTTTTTGTGGTTCAGGAGGTGTAGAACCTCAGTCTGAAACAAATTGGCGCTATGCTAATGACTCTAAAGTTGCTCGTATTATTTATATTAATAAGCTAGACAGAACTGGTGCCGACTTTTTTAGAGTTGTCAAGCAAGTTGATGAAATATTAGCTGCTAAGCCTATTGTTATGGTAATACCTATTGGGATAGAAAATGATTTCTGTGGCGTAGTAGATCTACTTACTGAAAAATCATGGACTTGGGATGATTCTGGAGATCCAATGAAATATACGGTAAAAGATGTTCCTGAAGAAATGAAAGAGCAGGTAGCAGAATATCGAGAAATGCTAATCGAAACTGCTATAGAACAAGATGATAGCTTAATGGAAAAGTATCTTGAGGGAGAAGAATTAACTATTGAAGAAATTAAGTTTTGTATTCGAAAAGGTACTCGTGATCTTGCCTTCTTTCCTACTTATTGTGGTTCCTCTTTCAAAAACAAAGGAGTTCAGTTAGTATTAGATGCTGTTATTGACTATCTTCCTAACCCCATGGAGGTAAAACCTCAACCAGAAGTAAATCTAGAAGGAGAAGAAACAGGAAGCTATGCTATCGTAGACGCGGATAAGCCTTTAAGAGCATTAGCCTTCAAAATCATGGATGATCGTTTTGGATCACTAACCTTCACACGTATTTATTCAGGAAAAATTGCTAAAGGTGACACAATATTAAATACTGCGACAGGAAAAACAGAAAGAATTAGTCGTCTAGTGGAAATGCATGCTGATTCCCGAGAAGAAGTAGAATCTGCACAGGCAGGAGATATCATAGCTATTGTAGGCATGAAAAATGTCCAAACAGGTCATACTTTATGTGATCCCAAGTTTCCTGCAACACTAGAGCCTATGATTTTCCCGGATCCTGTAATATCTGTTGCCGTATCACCTAAGAAAAAAGGTGAAAACGAGAAGATGGCTTTAGCTATAAGTAAAATGGTTCAAGAAGATCCATCGTTCTATATGGAAACGGATAAAGAAAGTGGTGAAACCATAATCAAAGGAATGGGAGAATTACACTTGGATATAAAAGTTGATATTCTTAACCGTACTCATGGAATTGAAGTAGAAGTTGGTAAACCACAAGTAGCTTATCGTGAATCCATTACTAAAGTTATCAAAGATACTTATATTCATAAGAAACAGTCTGGTGGTTCCGGACAATTTGCTAAAATTGATTACAGTATCGAACCGGGAGAACCTGGTAGCGGTTTTCAGTTTACTTCAAAAGTTACAGGAGGTAATGTTCCAAGAGAGTTTTGGCCTGCAGTACAAAAAGGCTTTGAAGCCAGTGTACAAAAAGGTGTTCTTGCTGGTTATCCTTGTGTAGATTTAACAGTAACTCTTTCGGATGGATCATTTCATCCGGTTGATTCTTCAGCGATAGCCTTTGAAATTGCAGCTAGAGCTGCTTACCGTCAAACAGTTCCTAAAGCTGGACCTCAATTATTAGAACCTATTATGAATGTAGATGTTTTTACTCCTGAAGATTACATGGGAGATGTAATAGGTGATATTAATCGTCGTCGTGGTATGATCAAATCTCAAAATTCTACACCTATGGGAGCACGAATTAAAGCAGATGTTCCTTTAAGTGAAATGTTTGGTTATATAGGTGATTTACGTACAATGACATCTGGACGTGGTCAGTTTTCTATGGAATTTTCTCACTATGCTCCAGCTCCAAGTAATGTGGCGGAAGAAGTTATTAAAGAAACAAAAGAACGTCAAGCTTCCTCTTAA
- a CDS encoding SpoIID/LytB domain-containing protein: MIISLKNPFIITLFRSLIFYIILFSCSSTHASTELRVAIKKNVKTLYIGSSSPANVINNQGKQIGTLAPLNSFKIKLFNENKISLKHWKLSYFLIEPQGKGVVWINNRWYRGKILLISQGKTIIVINLVDLNEYLYSVVGGESYPTWPKEALKAQAIVSRTYALFKTSTSGNIHYDLDTTTKTQIYRGIETESLATHNAVKVTSKEVLTHNGKLILSVFHSSSGGHTENVENVWNSSLSYLQGVPDYDQLSPVFSWNQTFSSTEIGQLINGLGTIYSLVPGKVTPSGRIVTLNVLGDQGSRRVSGIELRKILKLKSTGFRISIDQGLFTIRGRGFGHGIGMSQWGSYYLAKQNIPYYRILSHYYQNSDLTLLKEKI; this comes from the coding sequence ATGATAATAAGTTTAAAAAATCCATTTATTATCACGCTTTTTAGAAGTTTAATATTTTATATAATATTATTTTCTTGTTCATCTACACATGCTTCTACAGAACTTCGAGTTGCTATTAAAAAAAATGTAAAAACTTTATATATAGGTAGTTCTTCTCCAGCTAATGTTATAAATAATCAAGGAAAACAAATAGGTACTTTAGCTCCATTAAATAGCTTTAAAATAAAACTGTTTAATGAAAATAAAATTAGTCTCAAGCACTGGAAATTAAGTTATTTTCTAATAGAACCTCAAGGAAAAGGTGTAGTTTGGATAAATAATCGCTGGTATCGAGGGAAAATATTACTCATTAGTCAAGGAAAGACAATAATAGTAATTAATTTAGTCGATTTAAATGAATATCTCTATAGTGTTGTCGGTGGTGAATCTTATCCTACATGGCCTAAAGAAGCGTTAAAAGCTCAAGCAATAGTTTCACGTACTTATGCACTTTTTAAAACATCCACTTCAGGTAACATACACTATGACTTAGATACAACCACTAAGACGCAAATTTACAGGGGTATAGAGACAGAGTCTCTAGCCACTCATAATGCAGTTAAAGTGACTTCTAAGGAAGTTTTGACTCATAATGGAAAACTTATTTTATCTGTATTTCATTCATCTTCTGGTGGTCATACAGAGAATGTTGAGAATGTATGGAATTCGTCTTTATCTTATTTACAGGGAGTTCCAGACTATGATCAACTTTCTCCTGTATTTTCATGGAATCAAACTTTTAGTTCAACAGAAATCGGGCAATTAATAAATGGATTAGGCACAATATACTCACTAGTTCCTGGTAAAGTTACTCCAAGCGGTCGTATAGTGACCTTAAATGTCTTGGGTGATCAAGGTTCTCGAAGGGTCTCAGGAATAGAACTACGTAAAATATTAAAGTTAAAAAGTACTGGATTTAGAATATCAATTGATCAAGGTCTTTTTACAATTAGAGGAAGAGGTTTTGGACATGGAATTGGAATGAGTCAGTGGGGAAGTTATTATTTAGCAAAACAGAATATTCCTTATTATCGAATTTTAAGTCACTACTATCAAAATTCTGATTTAACTCTTCTAAAAGAAAAAATATAG
- a CDS encoding ribonucleoside-diphosphate reductase subunit alpha: MQSTVSNFSQQNNPGDTNTSHLNHYSNLGASKIKVERRDGSWTALDIGKIRAVVSWACSGKDVNSIALEAGLTTRLRDGITTKDIQNNLINCSLEMCSPEEPDWRYVAGRLHIWSLWKNILVSRGYQYDKYEITVQTKVKNCQYDKRLLAYSLEDLQEAGSWINSDWDIDYDYAGAVLLSSRYLLPDELPQEALLTCSLLLAIVEAPQNRLPWAKRFYEAIATRKISLATPILANLRIPEGSLTSCFIIAIDDDLESICEGVTNAARISKNGGGVGANVSRIRATGSWVMGKANASGGIIPWIKLLNDTAIAVNQGGRRAGAITIGVDVWHLDIPEFLEMQTENGDQRRKAYDVFPQLILTDEFMRRVEKKQEWTLVDPYEVRIKLGVELAELWGEEFETIYRLIESELGNKITLYKKINARELFKTIMRSQLETGMPYLAFKDTINRANPNKHVGYIPGVNLCTESFSNVAPRKESHCCNLVSLNLANVEDTELSYLSNLAVRILDNTIDITNPPFSYAKTHNDRYRTIGVGCMGLADWLAKRFLTYDNLDEISQLFEEVGYWCTHTSMELSKERGAYNAFTGSDWSKGKLIGSKSVDWFIENASQKERWVELSENIKTYGIRNSHITAIAPNTSSSLVQGCTASILPVYSRFFYDKWAKGTVPIAPPFIKESFWFYHENKVLDQQKVVKAVSTIQQWIDTGISMELLFNLNQGIYLPEEPERSLSATDIFKMFLTAWKDGCKAIYYVRTVQRDDFKDTDNTCTSCAN; the protein is encoded by the coding sequence ATGCAATCTACTGTCTCAAATTTCTCCCAACAAAACAATCCAGGAGACACGAATACATCTCACCTTAATCACTATTCAAACTTAGGAGCAAGTAAAATTAAGGTAGAACGACGAGATGGATCTTGGACTGCTCTTGATATTGGAAAAATACGTGCTGTCGTCAGTTGGGCATGTTCTGGTAAAGATGTAAATAGTATTGCCTTAGAGGCGGGACTAACCACTCGCTTACGTGATGGTATTACCACAAAGGATATTCAAAATAATCTAATCAATTGCTCTTTAGAAATGTGTAGTCCTGAAGAGCCTGACTGGCGTTATGTTGCTGGCAGACTACATATTTGGAGCCTTTGGAAAAATATTTTAGTTAGTCGTGGCTATCAATATGATAAATACGAAATTACAGTTCAAACTAAAGTAAAAAATTGCCAGTATGACAAACGCCTGCTTGCTTATTCTTTAGAAGATTTACAAGAAGCAGGCTCTTGGATTAATTCAGACTGGGATATAGATTATGACTATGCTGGGGCAGTGCTCCTTAGTAGTCGTTATTTATTACCAGATGAGCTTCCCCAAGAAGCCTTATTAACCTGTTCTCTGTTACTAGCAATAGTTGAAGCTCCTCAAAATCGATTACCTTGGGCTAAACGTTTTTATGAAGCTATCGCCACACGCAAAATATCCTTAGCTACTCCAATTTTGGCAAACCTAAGAATCCCAGAAGGTTCGTTGACTAGCTGCTTTATTATAGCCATTGATGATGATTTAGAAAGTATTTGTGAAGGTGTCACTAATGCAGCTAGAATTTCTAAAAATGGTGGTGGTGTTGGAGCTAATGTTAGTCGTATTAGAGCTACAGGAAGCTGGGTAATGGGCAAAGCTAATGCTTCCGGAGGTATTATTCCTTGGATTAAATTACTAAATGATACGGCGATAGCTGTTAACCAAGGAGGAAGGAGAGCTGGAGCTATTACGATTGGTGTAGATGTTTGGCATTTAGATATTCCAGAATTTCTAGAAATGCAAACAGAGAATGGTGATCAAAGACGTAAGGCGTATGATGTTTTTCCTCAACTAATCTTAACAGATGAGTTTATGCGGCGAGTTGAGAAAAAACAAGAATGGACATTAGTTGATCCCTATGAAGTACGAATAAAACTTGGTGTCGAATTAGCTGAATTGTGGGGTGAAGAATTCGAAACAATTTATAGGTTAATTGAATCCGAACTAGGAAACAAAATTACCCTTTATAAAAAGATTAATGCTCGTGAATTGTTTAAAACTATAATGCGTTCTCAGTTAGAAACGGGAATGCCTTATTTAGCCTTTAAAGATACCATAAATCGGGCGAATCCTAATAAACATGTTGGGTATATTCCAGGAGTTAACTTATGTACAGAATCTTTTTCAAATGTTGCCCCGAGGAAAGAAAGTCATTGTTGTAATTTAGTAAGTTTAAATTTAGCAAATGTTGAAGATACTGAGCTGAGTTATCTTTCGAATTTAGCAGTTCGAATTTTGGACAATACTATAGACATTACTAATCCTCCATTCAGCTATGCGAAAACTCACAATGATAGATATCGCACTATCGGAGTTGGATGTATGGGATTAGCAGATTGGTTAGCAAAAAGATTTTTGACATATGACAATCTAGATGAAATTAGTCAACTATTTGAGGAAGTTGGCTATTGGTGTACTCATACATCTATGGAATTATCTAAAGAGAGAGGTGCGTATAATGCATTTACAGGGAGTGATTGGAGTAAAGGTAAGTTAATTGGTTCAAAATCTGTTGACTGGTTTATAGAAAATGCTTCCCAAAAAGAACGCTGGGTAGAATTGTCAGAGAATATTAAAACTTATGGTATTCGTAATTCTCATATTACGGCGATAGCTCCTAATACTTCTTCTTCTTTAGTACAAGGCTGTACAGCAAGCATTCTTCCTGTTTATAGCCGTTTTTTCTATGATAAATGGGCAAAGGGGACAGTACCTATCGCTCCCCCTTTTATAAAGGAGTCTTTTTGGTTCTACCATGAAAATAAAGTCCTAGATCAGCAAAAAGTTGTTAAAGCAGTTTCAACAATACAACAGTGGATAGATACTGGTATATCTATGGAGTTGTTGTTCAATTTAAATCAAGGAATTTATCTACCTGAAGAACCTGAACGTTCTCTATCAGCTACAGACATTTTTAAAATGTTTTTAACAGCCTGGAAAGATGGCTGCAAAGCTATTTATTATGTTAGAACGGTCCAAAGGGATGATTTTAAAGATACTGACAATACCTGCACCTCTTGTGCAAATTAA
- a CDS encoding Ycf66 family protein has translation MVNFGLNSASVLGIFLAIAGAGLYFLRSVRPELSRDHDIFFAAVGLLCGLILLFQGWRLDPILQFGQFLLTGSAIFFAAESIRLRGATTEQAKRSSSFIDNGRRVSKTRLYTEAELDNLDSYEDKSQSYRNNPRLKGTSDLRNNRRSGNEERVRRSRSNRSSSRVKPRSNRNFTHDYDVRKSVNDMWENSSPSSSSQVYRKNRPQFNKQNKSKNFSSETSNYNHIDYVDYQPLEKSESEYKEENNNLKDIGNFDK, from the coding sequence ATGGTTAATTTTGGACTGAATTCAGCTAGTGTACTGGGAATATTTTTAGCTATAGCCGGAGCTGGTTTATATTTTTTGCGTTCTGTACGACCAGAACTATCAAGAGATCATGATATATTTTTCGCTGCAGTTGGTTTACTATGCGGATTGATCTTGCTATTCCAAGGATGGAGATTAGATCCTATTTTACAATTCGGACAATTTTTATTAACAGGGTCAGCTATATTCTTTGCTGCAGAAAGTATTCGTCTAAGGGGAGCAACTACGGAGCAAGCTAAACGTAGTTCTTCATTTATTGACAATGGGCGTAGAGTTAGTAAAACTCGTCTATATACTGAAGCTGAACTTGATAATTTAGATTCCTATGAGGATAAATCTCAAAGTTATCGTAATAACCCTCGTTTAAAAGGTACTAGTGATCTACGTAATAATCGTAGATCAGGTAATGAAGAAAGAGTTCGTCGTTCCAGAAGTAACCGTTCATCCTCCAGAGTAAAGCCTCGTTCTAACAGAAATTTTACTCATGATTATGATGTTCGAAAAAGTGTAAACGATATGTGGGAAAACAGCTCACCTTCATCTTCATCTCAAGTCTATCGGAAAAATAGACCACAATTTAATAAACAAAACAAGAGTAAAAATTTTAGCTCTGAAACAAGTAATTACAACCACATCGATTATGTTGATTACCAACCTCTTGAAAAGTCAGAGTCAGAGTATAAGGAAGAAAATAATAATCTTAAAGACATTGGTAATTTTGATAAATAG